One window of Plasmodium falciparum 3D7 genome assembly, chromosome: 7 genomic DNA carries:
- a CDS encoding chitinase precursor fragment, truncated, whose protein sequence is MKFYISLFLIIFSFLSGSLTIGLKGMKQKTRTLEISTNKSNGLPKLHKSLSHVQPHRNSSQIFNCKCKYVYEDGTQEGNVVEGENNY, encoded by the coding sequence atgaaattttatatatcactctttttaattatattttctttcctATCGGGCTCACTCaccataggtcttaagggcATGAAACAAAAAACAAGAACCCTAGAGATAAGTACCAATAAGAGCAATGGATTACCTAAATTACATAAGTCTTTATCACATGTTCAACCACATCGTAACTCTTCCCAAATATTTAATTGTAAATGCAAATATGTTTATGAAGATGGAACCCAGGAGGGAAACGTTGTAGAAggggaaaataattattaa